From a single Crateriforma spongiae genomic region:
- a CDS encoding putative quinol monooxygenase: protein MTFPCIYGKADRICGKADRSIVRRLVSTAGMLAVSVFVSAGVFSNAAFGDQQDGDSVAAVKPLHPLAAEIKSQLADRPADKPFVAAVTLKANPGAAKKVVAAMREATPITRKEEGNVAYLLLRDPSDKNLFVLFERWKSLDSLNAHLHAEHTVKLLETLEPLSSEAPKVDVMYPVFFPRAK, encoded by the coding sequence ATGACCTTCCCGTGTATCTATGGCAAAGCGGACCGTATCTGTGGCAAAGCGGACCGATCGATCGTCCGCCGTTTGGTATCAACCGCCGGCATGTTGGCGGTTTCGGTGTTTGTCAGCGCTGGTGTTTTTTCAAATGCGGCGTTCGGCGATCAACAAGACGGTGATTCCGTCGCGGCGGTCAAGCCACTGCATCCGTTGGCGGCAGAAATCAAAAGTCAGTTGGCCGACCGTCCTGCCGACAAGCCCTTTGTGGCGGCCGTAACGCTGAAGGCGAACCCCGGCGCCGCGAAAAAGGTGGTGGCGGCGATGCGTGAGGCAACACCGATCACACGAAAAGAAGAAGGCAACGTGGCTTATCTGTTGTTGCGTGACCCTTCCGACAAGAACTTGTTCGTCTTGTTTGAACGCTGGAAATCGCTGGACTCGTTGAACGCTCACCTGCATGCCGAGCACACGGTGAAGTTGCTGGAGACGTTGGAGCCGTTGTCGTCCGAAGCTCCCAAGGTCGACGTGATGTACCCGGTGTTCTTCCCGAGAGCGAAGTAG
- a CDS encoding response regulator transcription factor: MFSLMIVDDHPVVCDALSLFLRQYDIDTVATCGTGKDALRHAESRTFDVALLDVRLPDMDGLLVLEKLVEAVNDLPIVMFSGHENPTYVARAAAMGAVDFLDKSASVAVVAATLVEAVQKRSGRNGSQLLRIQNLMQAPVEPEELPDGMPLTSREAQVLRHMGFGLSNREIANSLRISVETVKEHVQNVLRKLNASDRTAAAVRAVREGLV; encoded by the coding sequence TTGTTTAGCCTGATGATTGTCGACGACCACCCGGTCGTTTGTGACGCACTATCGCTATTTCTCAGACAGTACGACATCGATACCGTCGCCACCTGCGGCACGGGTAAAGACGCACTGCGCCACGCCGAAAGCCGAACGTTTGATGTCGCTTTGTTGGATGTGCGACTGCCCGACATGGATGGCTTGTTGGTGCTGGAAAAACTAGTGGAAGCCGTCAACGATTTGCCGATCGTGATGTTCAGCGGTCATGAAAACCCGACCTATGTGGCTCGTGCCGCGGCCATGGGGGCGGTTGATTTCCTGGACAAATCGGCTTCGGTCGCGGTGGTTGCCGCGACGCTGGTCGAAGCGGTACAGAAACGATCCGGCCGTAACGGCAGTCAGCTTTTACGGATTCAAAATCTGATGCAGGCACCGGTGGAACCGGAAGAATTGCCCGACGGGATGCCTTTGACGTCCCGCGAGGCGCAGGTGCTGCGGCACATGGGGTTTGGGCTAAGCAATCGCGAGATCGCGAATTCGCTGCGGATCAGTGTCGAAACCGTCAAGGAGCACGTGCAGAACGTGTTGCGGAAGTTGAACGCAAGCGATCGGACCGCCGCCGCGGTTCGCGCCGTCCGCGAAGGCTTGGTGTAG
- a CDS encoding sigma-54-dependent transcriptional regulator: MNQPISLLLVDDDHHLAQSMADWLHEQGMQVAVASDAAQARSQLSSTSYDILLTDLRLGADDGMDLIRFSRKAHPETAVLVMTGYATPDTAVAAVREGAFDVLTKPLIDEELALAMDRAMAQRDIAKENESLKKQLDRRSGLENILSHDYRMLKIFDIIDNVADAKASILITGENGTGKSMIARAIHGRSSRRGGPFVEVACGALPDTLLESELFGHVAGAFTGAAVDKVGKFELASGGTLFLDEIGTASPAMQVKLLRVLQEFQFERLGGTETQSVDTRVILATNENLQQQVASGAFRQDLYYRINVVNIQLPSLRERPGDIPILAEHFLREASETSGRPINGFDADAMDRLQRYQWPGNVRQLQNVVERAVLLSRDADLTVEDLPPEVLGHADPLAVPTPSNDANEPSLAPRLGDVQGKSLRDALEGPERQIILQSLRRHNWNRAATADALEINRTTLYKKMKRLGLDDPRLQFSS, encoded by the coding sequence ATGAATCAACCAATTTCCCTGCTTCTGGTCGACGACGATCACCATCTGGCTCAGTCGATGGCGGACTGGCTGCATGAGCAGGGGATGCAGGTCGCCGTGGCGTCCGACGCTGCCCAAGCACGATCCCAGCTTTCGTCGACGTCTTACGACATCTTGCTGACCGACCTGCGTTTGGGTGCCGACGATGGCATGGACCTGATCCGGTTCAGTCGCAAAGCGCACCCGGAAACCGCGGTGCTGGTCATGACGGGCTACGCCACGCCCGACACGGCGGTGGCGGCCGTTCGCGAAGGCGCCTTTGACGTGCTGACCAAACCGTTGATCGATGAAGAACTGGCTTTGGCGATGGACCGGGCGATGGCCCAACGTGATATCGCCAAAGAGAATGAATCACTAAAGAAACAGCTTGACCGGCGCAGCGGCCTGGAAAACATCCTGAGCCACGATTACCGGATGCTGAAGATCTTTGACATCATCGACAACGTCGCCGACGCCAAAGCCTCCATCTTGATCACCGGCGAAAATGGAACGGGTAAGTCGATGATCGCCCGCGCCATTCACGGACGCAGTTCGCGCCGCGGTGGCCCGTTTGTTGAAGTCGCATGCGGTGCCTTGCCCGACACGCTGCTGGAAAGTGAATTGTTCGGCCACGTCGCCGGCGCCTTCACCGGAGCTGCGGTCGATAAGGTCGGTAAGTTTGAATTGGCCAGCGGCGGAACACTGTTCTTGGACGAAATCGGAACGGCTTCCCCCGCGATGCAAGTCAAACTGCTTCGGGTTTTGCAGGAGTTCCAGTTCGAACGCTTGGGCGGAACCGAAACGCAATCCGTCGATACACGCGTGATCCTGGCCACGAATGAAAATCTGCAGCAGCAGGTCGCGTCCGGTGCGTTCCGACAAGACCTGTATTACCGAATCAACGTCGTCAACATTCAGCTTCCTTCCTTGCGTGAACGTCCCGGCGACATTCCGATCCTGGCGGAACACTTCTTACGCGAAGCCAGCGAAACCAGCGGCAGACCGATCAACGGTTTTGACGCCGACGCGATGGACCGGCTGCAACGATACCAATGGCCGGGCAACGTTCGCCAACTTCAAAACGTGGTCGAACGCGCCGTCCTGCTATCGCGTGATGCGGATTTGACGGTCGAAGACTTGCCGCCCGAAGTTTTGGGGCACGCCGATCCGCTGGCCGTCCCGACCCCATCGAACGACGCCAATGAACCGTCATTGGCGCCGCGTTTGGGCGACGTTCAAGGCAAAAGCCTGCGTGACGCCTTGGAAGGCCCCGAGCGTCAAATCATTCTGCAATCGTTGCGGCGTCACAATTGGAATCGGGCCGCAACCGCGGATGCTTTGGAAATCAACCGAACCACGCTGTACAAAAAGATGAAGCGTCTGGGACTGGACGACCCTCGACTTCAATTCAGCTCCTGA
- the serS gene encoding serine--tRNA ligase: protein MLDRKFILQNAELVADNARRRGVQCDVARIVHLEQQRLEKLQLAQELNRQANETSKGIGKAKGNDERQAMIARGRQLREEKDTAQNQHDELEQEIIALQTVLPNLTHPDVPDGGEDDAKELGFGKTPKPQFEFQPLDHLELGEKHDLFDFEGGARVAGSGFYFLRNAAVRLDLALQQFAIQFLSDKGFTPVSTPDLALTSVLQGTGFNPRGPETQIYSIENTELNLVATAEITLGGMMSGQTLDDTDLPIRLCGLSHCFRTEAGAAGRASKGLYRVHQFTKVEMFAFTLPEQSDQIHEEMRGLECEIFDALEVPYRVIDTASGDLGGPAYRKYDLEAWMPGRGESGQWGEVTSTSNCTDYQARRLNVRYKTAGEKGTHFAHTLNGTAIATGRAMIAILENHQLADGSINVPEVLRPWVGCDVIQANA, encoded by the coding sequence ATGCTTGACCGTAAATTCATTCTTCAAAACGCGGAACTTGTCGCCGATAACGCCCGCCGTCGCGGCGTCCAGTGTGACGTTGCCCGTATCGTTCACCTGGAACAACAGCGGCTGGAAAAACTGCAACTGGCCCAAGAACTGAATCGCCAGGCGAACGAAACCAGCAAGGGGATCGGCAAAGCCAAGGGCAATGACGAACGCCAAGCGATGATCGCGCGTGGGCGTCAACTGCGCGAAGAAAAAGACACCGCACAAAACCAACACGATGAACTGGAACAGGAAATCATCGCGTTGCAGACCGTATTACCCAACCTGACGCATCCCGATGTTCCCGACGGTGGCGAAGACGACGCCAAAGAACTGGGCTTCGGCAAGACGCCCAAACCACAGTTCGAATTCCAGCCGCTGGACCACCTTGAACTGGGCGAAAAACACGACCTGTTTGATTTCGAGGGCGGTGCTCGTGTCGCAGGATCCGGATTCTATTTCCTGCGCAATGCCGCTGTCCGCTTGGATCTGGCACTACAACAATTCGCCATTCAGTTTTTAAGCGACAAAGGCTTCACGCCCGTTTCCACTCCCGACCTGGCTTTGACCAGCGTTCTGCAAGGCACGGGTTTCAATCCGCGGGGACCGGAAACACAGATCTACAGCATCGAGAACACCGAACTGAATTTGGTCGCCACCGCCGAAATCACTCTCGGTGGCATGATGTCGGGACAAACGCTGGATGACACCGATCTTCCGATCCGCCTGTGCGGACTGAGCCATTGTTTCCGCACCGAAGCGGGCGCGGCGGGGCGGGCCAGCAAAGGCCTGTATCGCGTTCACCAATTCACCAAAGTCGAAATGTTCGCGTTCACATTGCCCGAACAAAGCGATCAAATCCACGAAGAAATGCGGGGCCTGGAATGTGAGATCTTCGACGCATTGGAAGTCCCCTATCGGGTCATCGACACCGCCAGCGGTGACCTGGGTGGCCCCGCGTATCGGAAATACGACTTGGAAGCGTGGATGCCCGGACGCGGCGAATCGGGCCAGTGGGGCGAAGTCACCAGCACCAGTAATTGCACCGACTATCAGGCGCGGCGGTTGAACGTCCGATACAAAACGGCCGGTGAAAAGGGCACCCACTTCGCCCACACACTCAACGGCACCGCGATCGCAACGGGCCGAGCGATGATCGCGATTCTGGAAAACCATCAACTTGCCGACGGCAGCATCAATGTGCCCGAAGTCCTCCGTCCGTGGGTCGGCTGTGATGTGATCCAAGCCAACGCTTGA
- a CDS encoding ATP-dependent Clp protease adaptor ClpS, producing the protein MSDPQTMVAEPVVRTRQNKRRKKQPRYNVILWDDPDHSYDYVIMMMKQLFAFPIERGFQIAKEVDGSGRAICLTTTMEHAELKRDQIHSFGKDEMIARCKGSMRASIEPVTE; encoded by the coding sequence ATGTCCGATCCGCAGACCATGGTCGCCGAACCGGTCGTTCGTACCCGACAGAACAAACGACGGAAAAAGCAGCCTCGATACAACGTCATCCTTTGGGATGATCCCGATCACAGCTACGACTACGTCATCATGATGATGAAGCAGCTGTTTGCCTTTCCGATCGAACGCGGGTTTCAAATCGCCAAGGAAGTCGATGGATCGGGCCGTGCGATCTGTCTGACCACGACCATGGAGCACGCCGAACTGAAGCGTGACCAGATCCATTCGTTTGGAAAAGACGAGATGATTGCCCGCTGTAAGGGCAGCATGCGGGCGTCCATCGAACCGGTCACCGAGTGA
- a CDS encoding HEAT repeat domain-containing protein: protein MTPGEVETIANPFAGPLRNQRRGIRSAFVSAFKLVALACVAFAGVLAVQHYSRVWLVHRYTQDLNQLPTDQRIARLLELSTLGGPDRNDAAMPTIVAALTDPEPPFAQAAWRILQQAQDDWALLSPSRSDQKHRQLIRLIGQQADRVPADRTAWAAGLVQTSLDALRRSGKDDDLQINRLALNTLQRLNESGASATVTGDGDTTVEGKITPTAAAPTPLRIVGMSAPLPIGNDWAGNVDDAAPNSVAANTDEAANQPAQASARPIQAQDDTNLQAVAPETVHLKPVGDTPQIVAVAKATPPTSAVQTTSHLVQSPLEAMDIRTVVQFLADPAPETHDLAEAELRRRQWSDSKIELADRLVSGSVSARLELIDWLGSQSKFDPRAWLLLLLDDTDARIRHRVVSVLKTVNDPDVQDRLRKHAASESAPEIRSLILQ, encoded by the coding sequence ATGACACCGGGCGAAGTTGAAACCATTGCCAATCCGTTTGCCGGACCGCTGCGAAATCAGCGTCGCGGTATTCGTTCGGCTTTTGTTTCCGCTTTCAAATTGGTCGCATTGGCCTGCGTCGCCTTCGCAGGAGTGCTGGCCGTCCAGCATTACAGTCGCGTTTGGCTCGTCCACCGGTACACCCAGGACCTGAATCAACTACCAACGGACCAGCGGATCGCCAGATTGCTGGAACTGTCGACCCTGGGCGGTCCCGACCGAAACGATGCCGCGATGCCCACGATCGTCGCCGCGTTGACCGACCCGGAACCACCATTCGCCCAAGCCGCATGGCGGATTCTTCAACAAGCCCAAGACGACTGGGCTCTGCTGTCGCCATCGCGATCGGACCAAAAGCATCGCCAACTGATTCGGCTGATTGGTCAACAAGCCGACCGGGTTCCCGCCGATCGCACGGCTTGGGCCGCCGGCCTTGTCCAGACTTCACTGGATGCGTTGCGGCGCAGTGGCAAGGATGACGACCTGCAAATCAACCGTCTGGCTCTGAACACCCTTCAGCGGCTCAACGAATCCGGTGCGTCGGCCACGGTCACGGGCGACGGTGACACCACCGTCGAAGGCAAAATCACGCCAACTGCCGCCGCACCGACACCGCTGCGGATCGTCGGCATGTCCGCCCCACTGCCGATCGGAAACGACTGGGCCGGTAACGTCGACGATGCCGCCCCCAACTCCGTTGCCGCCAACACCGACGAAGCCGCCAATCAACCCGCACAGGCATCGGCCCGTCCGATCCAAGCACAAGACGACACCAATCTTCAAGCCGTCGCGCCGGAAACCGTCCACTTGAAACCCGTCGGCGACACCCCGCAGATTGTGGCGGTTGCCAAGGCCACGCCGCCTACGTCGGCCGTCCAGACCACGTCGCATTTGGTTCAATCGCCCTTGGAAGCGATGGACATTCGGACGGTCGTCCAGTTCTTGGCCGATCCGGCCCCAGAAACTCACGACTTGGCCGAAGCCGAACTGAGACGGCGACAGTGGTCGGATTCAAAAATTGAACTTGCCGACCGTTTGGTCAGCGGATCCGTCTCTGCCCGCTTGGAGTTGATCGATTGGCTGGGTTCGCAGTCGAAATTTGACCCCAGGGCTTGGCTGTTGCTGCTGTTGGACGACACCGATGCGCGAATTCGCCACCGCGTCGTCAGCGTGTTGAAGACGGTCAACGACCCAGATGTTCAAGACCGTCTGCGAAAGCACGCGGCAAGCGAAAGCGCCCCCGAAATCCGCTCGCTAATTCTTCAGTAG
- a CDS encoding ABC transporter permease, giving the protein MYLRNNPVLQRELLVNLRTNKSFLLLAGYQLMLSLVVLAAWPADRRLDLTSNPESASRLVNLFFLGQYVIASLIAPSFSAGAVSGEKERQTYEMLLASPMRPGAIVFGKMVASLLHLGLLVIASLPIIALCLPLGGVSLYEVIAAYVGLLISVVLYGAIGVFCSSYFTRTSSSIVVSYLAILPLVLAAITFWMLASGEFRLKVSLLVIPAFAIAAIGLMCANAAARMLYPPDFGSEGKEVIDLEREAEEAVGLVIQPDQFPDCLFAPPKKQELMADGTNPVYDKELHSEIFSQGTLMLRLVIQISMLLAIPLMGLFLFFQYDRSPWFVVYVIVFNLLVGPVFLAGSMTSERERQTLDLLLTTTLTPWQILSGKFIVGFRISFVLTSFLLWPLLLGTLMNDVFYTNWMSVLGMFAIVVMASLVNAFVALTCSLFCRRTSVSLIATYVVLLTLYVGPPALVTFSELVRTVTATDTPVHVLGIASPFSALFALPLDGNLMRFGEGEWLNPGNLTTVYAYFGFSAAVLAATSLAMWTRLNARRGLSE; this is encoded by the coding sequence ATGTATCTGCGTAACAATCCCGTTTTGCAACGAGAGTTGTTGGTCAATTTGCGGACCAACAAGTCGTTTCTGCTGCTGGCTGGATATCAGTTGATGTTGTCGTTGGTGGTGTTGGCCGCTTGGCCGGCCGATCGGCGATTGGACTTGACCAGCAATCCGGAATCCGCCAGCCGGTTGGTCAATCTGTTCTTTCTGGGGCAGTATGTCATCGCATCCTTGATCGCGCCCAGCTTTTCGGCCGGTGCTGTGTCGGGCGAAAAAGAACGGCAGACTTACGAGATGCTGTTGGCCAGCCCCATGCGTCCGGGGGCGATTGTTTTTGGAAAGATGGTGGCTTCGCTACTGCATCTAGGGCTATTGGTCATTGCATCGTTGCCCATCATCGCACTGTGTCTGCCGCTGGGTGGCGTCAGTCTGTACGAAGTCATCGCCGCTTACGTGGGCCTGTTGATTTCTGTCGTGCTGTATGGCGCGATCGGTGTGTTTTGCAGCAGCTATTTCACCCGCACCAGCAGTTCAATTGTTGTCAGTTACCTAGCGATTTTGCCGTTGGTGTTGGCCGCCATCACGTTCTGGATGCTGGCCAGCGGCGAGTTTCGTTTGAAGGTGTCGCTGTTGGTCATCCCCGCCTTTGCGATCGCCGCGATCGGTTTGATGTGTGCCAACGCGGCTGCGCGAATGCTGTATCCGCCCGACTTTGGAAGCGAAGGCAAGGAGGTGATTGATTTGGAAAGAGAGGCGGAGGAGGCCGTCGGGCTGGTCATCCAGCCGGATCAGTTTCCCGATTGTTTGTTCGCACCGCCAAAGAAACAGGAATTGATGGCCGACGGGACCAATCCGGTTTACGACAAAGAATTGCACAGCGAGATTTTTAGTCAGGGGACGTTGATGCTGCGTCTGGTCATCCAGATCAGCATGTTGCTGGCGATCCCATTGATGGGCTTGTTTCTGTTCTTTCAATACGATCGTTCGCCCTGGTTTGTCGTGTACGTGATCGTATTCAATTTGTTGGTCGGCCCGGTATTCCTGGCCGGCAGCATGACCAGTGAACGCGAACGCCAGACCTTGGATTTGTTGTTGACGACGACGTTGACGCCGTGGCAAATCCTGTCCGGCAAATTCATCGTAGGATTCCGGATTTCTTTTGTGCTGACATCGTTTCTGTTGTGGCCCTTGTTGCTGGGCACCTTGATGAACGACGTCTTCTACACGAATTGGATGTCCGTCTTGGGGATGTTTGCGATCGTCGTGATGGCATCGCTGGTCAATGCGTTTGTTGCGCTGACCTGTTCGTTGTTTTGCCGGCGCACTTCCGTCTCGCTGATCGCGACCTATGTCGTGTTGCTGACCTTGTATGTCGGGCCGCCCGCGTTGGTGACATTTTCGGAATTGGTCCGCACGGTGACGGCCACTGATACTCCGGTGCATGTCCTGGGAATCGCTAGCCCGTTTTCGGCATTGTTTGCCCTGCCCTTGGACGGCAATCTGATGCGGTTTGGCGAAGGCGAGTGGCTAAATCCGGGGAATCTGACCACGGTGTATGCCTACTTTGGGTTCAGCGCCGCAGTGTTGGCCGCGACGTCGCTGGCCATGTGGACTCGACTGAATGCCAGACGTGGGCTGTCGGAGTGA
- a CDS encoding dipeptidase, translating to MTDSNCPATEDAPDQKQRHETELIQWLRIPSISSYPDHKDDTARAGQWLLDKFQRAGLKTQWLPTDGHPIVLAETPPVPGAPVALVYGHYDVQPAEPLDLWTTPPFEPTVRDGNLYARGSTDDKGQLLTHVHSVCDWITSGESLPLQVKFLVEGEEEVGSQNLEARLSDLADQLACDCVVISDSGQYADGQPAITYGLRGIATYEIEVQGPAMDLHSGSFGGAVANPAVAICHLISSMFDETGKICISGFYDDVRPIDADERERWKQLPQDESEFAKSIGVDQLFGEPGYTADERRWARPTLEVNGLTSGHQGEGVKTIIPAVAKAKISCRLVPDQDPGKITAAIQAHIDANTIPGTRVTLKADHGAPAMLANTDSPYMAAAAEAIRTGFGVSPVLIREGGSIPIVAEFQNVLRCDCLLLGWGLSDDNAHSPDEKFRLADFHRGIAASRELWKQLGQCRVG from the coding sequence GTGACCGATTCAAATTGCCCTGCGACCGAAGATGCCCCAGACCAAAAACAGCGCCACGAAACCGAGCTGATCCAGTGGCTGCGGATCCCCAGCATCAGCAGCTATCCCGACCACAAGGACGACACCGCTCGCGCCGGACAATGGCTGTTGGACAAGTTCCAGCGGGCGGGGCTGAAGACACAGTGGTTGCCCACCGACGGTCATCCGATCGTATTGGCGGAAACGCCGCCGGTCCCCGGCGCCCCGGTCGCCCTTGTCTATGGACACTATGACGTCCAGCCGGCGGAACCCCTGGACTTGTGGACCACCCCACCGTTCGAACCCACCGTCCGCGACGGCAATCTGTACGCCCGCGGTTCGACCGATGACAAAGGCCAGCTGCTGACCCATGTTCACAGTGTGTGCGACTGGATCACCTCAGGTGAATCATTGCCGTTGCAGGTCAAATTCCTGGTCGAAGGCGAAGAAGAAGTCGGCAGCCAGAACCTGGAAGCCCGCCTGAGCGACCTGGCCGACCAATTGGCCTGTGACTGCGTGGTGATCAGCGACAGCGGCCAGTACGCCGACGGCCAGCCGGCGATCACGTACGGGCTGCGTGGCATCGCAACTTACGAAATCGAGGTCCAGGGTCCTGCCATGGACTTGCACAGCGGGTCTTTCGGCGGTGCGGTCGCCAACCCCGCGGTCGCGATTTGCCACCTGATTTCGTCAATGTTTGATGAAACTGGCAAGATTTGCATCTCGGGGTTCTACGACGATGTACGACCGATCGATGCCGACGAACGAGAGCGCTGGAAGCAGTTACCGCAGGATGAATCGGAGTTCGCCAAATCAATCGGTGTTGACCAATTGTTCGGCGAACCGGGGTACACCGCCGACGAACGCCGCTGGGCTCGTCCGACCTTGGAAGTCAACGGATTGACGTCCGGCCATCAGGGTGAAGGCGTCAAAACGATCATCCCCGCCGTCGCCAAAGCGAAGATCAGTTGCCGCTTGGTTCCCGATCAAGATCCTGGAAAGATCACCGCCGCGATCCAAGCCCACATCGATGCGAACACGATTCCCGGCACCCGTGTCACCTTGAAAGCCGACCACGGGGCCCCGGCCATGTTGGCCAACACCGACAGCCCGTATATGGCCGCCGCGGCCGAAGCAATTCGCACCGGTTTTGGCGTGTCACCTGTTTTGATCCGCGAAGGCGGGTCGATCCCCATCGTGGCGGAATTTCAAAATGTCCTTCGCTGTGACTGCCTCCTGTTGGGCTGGGGACTTTCGGACGATAACGCTCATAGTCCCGACGAAAAATTTCGTTTGGCAGATTTCCATCGCGGAATCGCAGCTTCTCGCGAACTGTGGAAACAACTTGGCCAATGCCGCGTCGGCTGA
- a CDS encoding ABC transporter ATP-binding protein, giving the protein MIELQGLSKLYGRVIGVNDLCGRFPAGAYGLIGPNGSGKTTMINLLTGQLKPTTGRVRIFGRDPFRQRDVLRRIGLCPATDVLYPNVSARQWVRCLVRLHGFGAAESRRRADDALEQVGLSDAMDRPMGRYSLGMRQRAKLAQAIAHEPDLLILDEPYNGLDPVGRYEMTALLRRWHSAGRSLLFASHVLHEIESITRSFLWIHGGRLLASGTAEEIDAIVASTPQEIVLRGDGVGRLVQHLADHPQVQRIELSTSDNRLTVGVREVNQLIPQLTRWIADDSVKVDQLLSADGDLSAMFEALLRRHRGEQ; this is encoded by the coding sequence ATGATCGAGCTTCAAGGTCTTTCGAAACTGTACGGTCGCGTGATCGGTGTCAACGATCTGTGCGGCCGTTTTCCCGCCGGCGCTTACGGGTTGATTGGTCCCAATGGAAGCGGCAAGACGACGATGATTAACTTGCTGACGGGGCAGTTAAAACCGACGACCGGCCGTGTTCGGATCTTCGGTCGTGACCCGTTTCGCCAGCGTGATGTGCTGCGACGCATCGGTCTTTGTCCGGCGACCGATGTCTTGTACCCCAACGTGTCCGCCCGACAGTGGGTGCGTTGCCTGGTGCGTTTGCATGGCTTTGGTGCGGCCGAGAGTCGACGCAGGGCGGATGACGCTCTGGAACAGGTCGGCTTGTCTGATGCGATGGATCGACCGATGGGCCGGTATTCATTGGGCATGCGTCAGCGTGCCAAGCTGGCCCAGGCGATCGCCCACGAACCGGATCTGCTGATTCTGGATGAACCGTACAACGGTCTGGATCCGGTCGGCCGCTATGAAATGACGGCCCTGCTTCGTCGTTGGCATTCTGCCGGGCGAAGTTTGCTGTTCGCCAGTCACGTGCTGCACGAAATCGAATCCATCACCCGTTCATTTCTTTGGATCCACGGCGGGAGATTGTTGGCCAGTGGGACGGCCGAAGAAATCGATGCGATCGTGGCGTCGACGCCTCAAGAGATTGTGTTGCGTGGCGATGGGGTCGGACGTTTGGTGCAACATTTGGCCGATCATCCACAGGTTCAGCGGATCGAGTTGTCGACGTCGGATAACCGTTTGACCGTCGGAGTGCGGGAGGTCAACCAATTGATTCCGCAATTGACACGTTGGATCGCGGATGATTCCGTCAAGGTCGATCAATTGCTTTCGGCCGATGGAGACTTGTCGGCCATGTTTGAAGCATTGCTACGTCGACACCGGGGGGAGCAATGA